Proteins from a single region of Stappia sp. ES.058:
- a CDS encoding response regulator transcription factor, whose amino-acid sequence MSFPDPLHDTGTCEGADMQIYVVEDDADIRSLVCDTLATYGFRAIGFATAEAALQELARHMPAAVILDLGLPDMDGMEAINRIRAGGSVPILVLSARAHASDRIMGLEFGADDYVVKPFDPREIVARIRSLLRRANRVDTDAQSGVRAARFAGWRFEPGSHRLIAPDGEETFLSTGETTLLTALLKAPKRVLTRDHLLEHGGRDDTLDRAIDVRISRIRKKLTRPDAPTLIRTVYGSGYMLTAQVDWS is encoded by the coding sequence ATGAGCTTTCCAGATCCCCTTCACGATACCGGCACGTGCGAAGGTGCCGACATGCAGATCTACGTCGTGGAGGATGATGCCGACATCCGCTCCCTCGTGTGCGATACGCTTGCCACCTACGGTTTTCGCGCGATCGGCTTCGCCACCGCCGAGGCCGCGCTTCAGGAGCTGGCGCGACACATGCCCGCCGCCGTGATTCTCGATCTCGGGCTGCCAGACATGGATGGCATGGAGGCGATCAATCGCATTCGCGCCGGCGGGTCGGTTCCCATTCTGGTTCTGTCGGCACGCGCGCACGCTTCCGACAGGATCATGGGGCTGGAGTTCGGCGCCGACGACTATGTCGTGAAACCCTTCGACCCGAGGGAGATCGTGGCCCGCATCCGCTCGCTTTTACGCCGCGCAAACCGGGTGGACACCGACGCACAATCAGGTGTGAGGGCGGCCCGCTTTGCTGGTTGGCGTTTCGAGCCGGGATCGCATCGGCTGATTGCACCGGACGGTGAGGAGACCTTTCTCTCCACCGGAGAAACGACCCTGCTGACAGCGCTTCTCAAGGCGCCGAAACGGGTCCTGACCCGCGATCACCTGCTGGAGCACGGCGGGCGCGACGATACGCTCGACCGGGCCATCGACGTGCGCATCTCGCGCATCCGCAAGAAGCTCACCCGGCCCGACGCGCCGACACTGATCCGCACGGTATACGGCTCGGGCTACATGCTCACCGCGCAAGTCGACTGGAGCTGA
- a CDS encoding indolepyruvate ferredoxin oxidoreductase family protein: MTRNRVSLDDKFDLSKERIFISGTQALIRLVLMQKERDRQAGFNTAGYVTGYRGSPLGALDQQFQRASKLLSPADVVFRPAINEDLAATALWGTQQAQMRGEGKYDGVFGIWYGKGPGVDRSGDAFRHANLAGTSPHGGVLALMGDDHTCESSTTAHQSEFALVDAMMPILNPAGAQEILDFGLYGWALSRFSGLWTGLKLVKDNVESTASIDGRIDRVMPVIPDFAFPEGGPHIRPAEHALTQEARLHNLKLPAARAFIAANPLDRVVLSGGRQPRIGIVSTGKSYLDVLEALDMLGLDEVAAADHGLAFLKVGCPWPLDAQRLGDFAKGLELLVFVEEKRGLIEGQAKEILYGTRNAPMIVGKQDEEGRVLFPAPAALEPMHIALEIGRRLHQRRPTEALGAAIADLEDRRERLARTGDVAVRSPYFCAGCPHNSSTVIPEGSRAYAGIGCHYMVQWMDRNTEGYTQMGGEGANWIGEAPFSRTGHVFQNLGDGTYNHSGALAIRAAHAAGVNITYKILYNDAVAMTGGQAHDGGLTVPEIARQVAAEGARRVAIVTDEPEKYSPTTDWPANTSIDHRDDLIGVERELAGQEGLTVLIYDQTCAAEKRRRRKRGLFPDPDERIVINELVCEGCGDCGIQSNCVAIQPVETEWGRKRAIDQSSCNKDYSCVKGFCPSFVSVKGGVLKGRAVSPPPAPAVDEPEIAPLTQTHSVLITGVGGTGVVTIGAVLGMAAHLDGLGCGIIDMAGLAQKGGAVTSHLKLAPHPEDISAIRVGPGSADLVLGCDIVVAGSAKVLTAMKHGRTTAVINTHETLPGDFARDPDFSLPGRRLVAAIEEAAGPEASRFIDATAVATELFGDAIAANMFLLGFGWQLGGLPLTRDAIEEAIRLNKVSVEMNLSAFAWGRVAAVDPQAVQRMVRSRPEALAHRRLSETMDEMVERRSAFLRDYQDAAYANIYLQRISALRQRAAPLGERGEEIARTVARELFRLMAIKDEYEVARLFTSGEFAAQLAETFESHERLEFHLAPPLLSRTDPRTGRPAKRRFGPWMMPAFRMLARMKGLRGTAFDLFARTDERRMERRLRDDYVAIVDEVCGSLSDTNADQALALLAYPESIKGFGPVREKSAKVAQAKVPDLLAAYRTPETAKLAAE; the protein is encoded by the coding sequence ATGACGCGCAATCGGGTTTCGCTCGACGACAAGTTCGACCTCAGCAAGGAGCGGATCTTCATTTCCGGCACGCAGGCGCTGATCCGCCTCGTCCTGATGCAGAAGGAACGCGACCGGCAGGCGGGCTTCAACACCGCCGGCTATGTGACGGGCTATCGCGGTTCGCCGCTGGGCGCGCTTGACCAGCAGTTTCAACGGGCGTCGAAGCTTCTCTCACCGGCGGATGTCGTGTTCCGCCCGGCGATCAACGAGGATCTGGCGGCGACCGCGCTTTGGGGCACCCAGCAGGCGCAGATGCGCGGCGAAGGCAAATACGACGGCGTCTTCGGCATCTGGTACGGCAAGGGGCCCGGCGTCGACCGCTCCGGCGATGCCTTCCGTCATGCCAATCTGGCAGGAACCTCTCCGCATGGCGGCGTTCTGGCGCTGATGGGCGACGATCATACTTGCGAAAGCTCGACCACGGCGCATCAGTCGGAGTTCGCGCTGGTCGATGCGATGATGCCGATCCTCAATCCCGCCGGGGCGCAGGAGATTCTGGATTTCGGTCTCTACGGCTGGGCGCTGTCGCGCTTTTCCGGCCTTTGGACGGGGCTGAAGCTCGTCAAGGACAATGTCGAATCGACCGCCTCCATCGACGGACGGATCGACCGGGTCATGCCGGTCATTCCCGATTTCGCGTTTCCCGAGGGCGGTCCGCACATTCGACCCGCCGAACATGCGCTGACCCAGGAAGCGCGGCTGCACAACCTCAAGCTCCCGGCTGCACGCGCCTTCATCGCCGCCAATCCGCTCGACCGGGTGGTGCTGTCGGGCGGGCGCCAGCCCCGGATCGGCATCGTCTCCACCGGCAAGAGCTATCTGGATGTGCTGGAAGCGCTCGACATGCTTGGCCTCGACGAGGTCGCCGCCGCCGATCACGGACTGGCGTTCCTCAAGGTGGGATGTCCCTGGCCGCTCGATGCGCAACGCTTGGGTGACTTCGCCAAGGGTCTGGAGCTTCTCGTCTTCGTCGAGGAAAAGCGCGGGCTGATCGAGGGCCAGGCCAAGGAAATCCTCTACGGCACGCGCAATGCACCGATGATTGTCGGCAAGCAGGACGAGGAGGGGCGCGTGCTCTTTCCCGCGCCGGCGGCGCTGGAACCCATGCATATCGCGCTGGAGATCGGCCGCAGGCTGCACCAGCGGCGCCCGACGGAGGCGCTCGGCGCGGCGATCGCGGATCTTGAAGACCGCCGCGAGCGGCTCGCGCGCACCGGCGACGTCGCTGTCCGCAGCCCGTATTTCTGCGCCGGTTGTCCGCACAATTCCTCCACCGTGATCCCGGAAGGCAGTCGTGCCTATGCGGGCATCGGCTGCCACTACATGGTGCAGTGGATGGACCGCAACACCGAGGGCTACACGCAGATGGGCGGCGAGGGCGCGAACTGGATCGGCGAGGCGCCGTTCTCGCGCACCGGCCATGTGTTCCAGAACCTCGGCGACGGCACCTACAATCACTCCGGTGCGCTGGCGATCCGCGCCGCCCATGCCGCCGGCGTCAACATCACCTACAAGATCCTCTACAACGACGCTGTCGCGATGACCGGCGGCCAGGCGCATGACGGCGGTCTGACGGTGCCCGAAATCGCCCGCCAGGTGGCGGCCGAGGGCGCGCGCCGCGTCGCCATCGTCACCGACGAACCGGAAAAATATTCGCCGACGACCGACTGGCCGGCCAACACCAGCATCGACCACCGCGACGACCTGATCGGGGTCGAGCGCGAACTGGCAGGTCAAGAAGGTCTGACGGTCCTGATCTACGACCAGACCTGTGCGGCGGAAAAGCGCCGCCGGCGCAAGCGCGGGCTCTTCCCCGATCCCGACGAGCGCATCGTGATCAACGAGCTTGTCTGCGAGGGCTGCGGAGACTGCGGCATTCAGTCGAACTGCGTCGCGATCCAGCCGGTCGAGACGGAATGGGGCCGCAAGCGCGCCATCGACCAGTCGTCCTGCAATAAGGACTATTCCTGCGTGAAGGGCTTTTGCCCGTCCTTCGTCAGCGTGAAGGGCGGTGTCTTGAAGGGACGTGCCGTTTCGCCGCCGCCGGCCCCGGCCGTGGACGAGCCGGAGATCGCGCCGTTGACGCAAACCCATTCCGTGTTGATCACCGGGGTCGGTGGCACCGGCGTGGTGACCATCGGTGCGGTGCTTGGCATGGCGGCGCATCTCGACGGGCTGGGCTGCGGCATCATCGACATGGCCGGGCTCGCCCAAAAAGGCGGTGCGGTGACCAGTCATTTGAAACTCGCGCCGCATCCGGAGGACATTTCCGCGATCCGGGTCGGGCCGGGGAGTGCCGATCTGGTGCTTGGCTGCGATATCGTGGTTGCCGGCTCCGCCAAGGTGCTGACGGCAATGAAACACGGTCGCACGACCGCCGTCATCAACACCCATGAAACCCTGCCTGGAGATTTTGCGCGGGACCCCGATTTCAGCCTGCCCGGGCGCCGGCTTGTCGCGGCCATCGAGGAGGCCGCCGGGCCTGAGGCCAGCCGTTTCATCGACGCCACCGCCGTCGCCACCGAACTCTTCGGGGATGCGATTGCGGCAAACATGTTCCTGCTCGGCTTCGGGTGGCAACTGGGCGGGTTGCCGCTCACGCGCGACGCGATCGAGGAGGCGATCCGGCTCAACAAGGTGTCGGTGGAGATGAACCTTTCGGCGTTCGCGTGGGGGCGCGTCGCAGCCGTCGATCCGCAAGCCGTGCAGCGCATGGTCCGCAGCCGCCCGGAGGCTCTGGCGCATCGGCGGTTGTCGGAAACGATGGACGAGATGGTGGAGCGCCGCAGCGCCTTCCTGCGCGACTATCAGGATGCGGCCTATGCCAACATCTATCTGCAGCGTATCTCGGCGCTTCGCCAGCGTGCCGCACCCCTTGGCGAGCGGGGCGAGGAGATCGCGCGAACCGTAGCGCGCGAGCTGTTTCGGCTGATGGCGATCAAGGACGAATACGAGGTTGCGCGGCTGTTTACCTCCGGCGAGTTCGCCGCGCAGCTCGCCGAGACCTTCGAAAGCCACGAGCGGCTGGAATTCCACCTCGCACCGCCGCTTCTCAGCCGTACCGACCCGCGCACGGGACGGCCGGCAAAGCGGCGTTTCGGCCCGTGGATGATGCCGGCGTTCCGCATGCTGGCACGGATGAAGGGGCTGCGCGGCACGGCGTTCGACCTCTTCGCCCGCACGGACGAACGGCGCATGGAGCGCCGGCTGCGCGACGATTATGTCGCGATCGTCGACGAGGTTTGCGGATCGCTGTCGGATACCAATGCCGACCAGGCGCTGGCGCTTCTGGCCTATCCCGAAAGCATCAAGGGCTTCGGGCCGGTGCGGGAGAAATCCGCGAAGGTTGCGCAGGCGAAGGTGCCCGACCTTCTTGCCGCTTATCGTACCCCTGAAACGGCGAAACTCGCCGCCGAATAG